A genomic stretch from Penicillium digitatum chromosome 4, complete sequence includes:
- a CDS encoding Tetrapyrrole biosynthesis, uroporphyrinogen III synthase — MPPTSILLLKTKSSPHDGYEDLFSAQNYTPNFIPVLEHRFLKNNLTQVRDLFSTGAFTNHVSTPRKYGGLIFTSQRAVEGFAQMIEDEKDVTFNIQTTPPLILYTVGPATARTLTTLRDTYLPDALIHGADAGTGENLAHLILSHYDSLYPTNKPALLFLVGEVRRDIIPKTLMNKALPIEKRVNVEELVVYETGVMESFEGDFADVVSQESGDVWVVVFSPTGCEAMLRVLGLGPFAGSGTGSGTGNGSRRVFVATIGPTTRDHLREKFGFEAHVCAPRPSPEGVLEGIEKFVGGDLRG; from the exons ATGCCTCCAACCTCAATCCTCCTCCTCAAAACAAAATCCTCCCCTCATGATGGTTACGAAGATCTCTTCTCCGCACAAAACTACACCCCCAACTTCATCCCAGTCCTAGAACACCGCTTCCTCAAAAACAACCTCACCCAAGTCCGCGATCTATTCAGCACAGGGGCATTCACCAACCATGTATCCACCCCGAGGAAATACGGCGGCCTAATCTTCACCAGCCAGCGCGCAGTCGAGGGTTTCGCGCAGATGATCGAAGATGAAAAAGACG TAACCTTCAACATCCAAACCACCCCACCCCTAATCCTCTACACCGTCGGTCCAGCCACAGCCCGCACCCTCACAACCCTCCGTGACACATACCTCCCAGACGCCCTCATCCACGGCGCAGACGCAGGAACCGGAGAGAATCTCGCGCATCTCATCCTCTCCCACTATGATTCCCTCTACCCGACAAATAAACCAGCACTCCTGTTTCTTGTCGGCGAAGTGCGGCGGGATATCATCCCGAAAACACTAATGAACAAAGCCTTACCGATCGAGAAGCGGGTGAACGTCGAGGAGCTCGTTGTGTACGAGACGGGTGTGATGGAGTCCTTTGAAGGGGATTTTGCCGATGTGGTGAGTCAGGAATCTGGGGATGTTTGGGTTGTTGTTTTCTCGCCGACGGGGTGTGAGGCTATGTTACGGGTTCTTGGATTGGGGCCCTTTGCTGGATCTGGGACTGGATCTGGGACTGGAAATGGGAGTAGACGGGTCTTTGTTGCCACGATTGGGCCTACGACGCGGGATCATCTGCGGGAGAAGTTTGGGTTTGAGGCGCATGTTTGTGCACCGAGGCCTAGTCCTGAGGGTGTGCTTGAGGGTATTGAGAAGTTTGTGGGTGGGGATTTGAGGGGTTGA